The Candidatus Methylomirabilota bacterium genome includes a window with the following:
- the speB gene encoding agmatinase has translation MSNSEHPQPRDGFSSPRFGQPATFMRLPYVTSPAGLDVALYGIPFDGGCSYRSGARFGPRHVRDQSSLIRPWNSALKVHPFDRLRVADCGDVDAVPISIERTFTAIEQTLQPAVEAGAVPMCVGGDHTVTLAVLRVLARRHGRLGLVHFDAHPDTWDRYFGLPYYHGSTFRRAMEEGLLDGARSIQVGIRGPLYGPEDFDFHATHGFEVIRIEDVKERGVAWVVDRLARLSGGPVYCSFDIDAVDPAYAPATGTPEAGGLTSYEALGLVRGLRSLQLIGADLVEVSPPYDGPGAITGVLAANLIFELLSVAALNR, from the coding sequence ATGAGTAATTCAGAGCACCCTCAGCCTCGCGACGGCTTCTCCTCGCCCCGCTTCGGCCAGCCGGCGACCTTCATGCGCCTGCCCTACGTGACGTCCCCGGCGGGACTTGACGTGGCTCTCTATGGAATTCCCTTCGACGGCGGCTGCTCCTACCGCTCGGGCGCGCGCTTCGGGCCCCGGCACGTGCGCGATCAGTCCTCCCTGATCCGCCCGTGGAACTCCGCTCTCAAGGTCCATCCGTTCGACCGCCTGCGGGTGGCGGACTGTGGCGACGTCGATGCGGTCCCCATCTCGATCGAGAGAACCTTCACGGCCATCGAGCAGACGCTGCAGCCTGCCGTGGAGGCGGGCGCCGTCCCCATGTGCGTGGGCGGCGATCACACGGTGACGCTGGCCGTTCTCCGCGTCCTCGCGCGGCGGCACGGACGGCTGGGACTGGTCCACTTCGACGCGCACCCGGATACCTGGGACCGCTATTTCGGGCTGCCCTACTACCACGGCAGCACCTTTCGCCGCGCCATGGAGGAGGGCCTGCTCGACGGCGCTCGGTCGATCCAGGTAGGCATCCGCGGCCCGCTCTACGGACCCGAGGATTTCGACTTCCACGCGACCCACGGCTTCGAGGTGATCCGGATCGAGGACGTGAAGGAGCGCGGAGTCGCGTGGGTCGTCGATCGGCTGGCGCGGCTGAGCGGTGGCCCGGTCTACTGCTCCTTCGACATCGACGCGGTGGATCCCGCCTACGCGCCCGCCACCGGCACGCCCGAGGCGGGCGGGCTCACCTCCTACGAAGCGCTCGGGCTCGTGCGCGGCCTGCGCAGCCTGCAGCTCATCGGCGCCGACCTCGTGGAGGTCTCGCCCCCCTACGACGGCCCCGGCGCCATCACGGGCGTGCTCGCCGCCAACCTCATCTTCGAGCTCCTCTCGGTAGCCGCGCTCAACCGCTGA